Proteins encoded by one window of Ignavibacteriota bacterium:
- a CDS encoding deoxynucleoside kinase — protein MFVAIAGNIGSGKSSLTQLLHERFGWQPYFESVDDNPYLEDFYGDMRRWSFHLQVYFLSQRFVTHKQITESRLDVVQDRSIYEDAEIFAHNLHEIGRMDDRDYTNYRALFDAMSAYLQPPDLLIYLRASVDTLLAQIRRRGRSFEQGIERRYLEQLNTLYESWIAHYHGGPLLVIDTDEKDFVHDMQHQEELLYAIRHAAARHGR, from the coding sequence ATGTTTGTCGCCATCGCGGGCAATATCGGATCCGGTAAATCCTCCCTGACGCAGTTGCTGCACGAACGATTCGGCTGGCAGCCCTATTTCGAGTCGGTGGACGACAATCCCTACCTCGAGGACTTCTACGGCGACATGCGGCGCTGGTCCTTTCACCTGCAGGTGTATTTCCTGAGCCAGCGTTTTGTCACACACAAGCAGATCACCGAGAGCCGGCTCGACGTGGTGCAGGACCGCTCGATTTACGAGGACGCGGAAATCTTCGCGCACAACCTGCACGAAATCGGCCGCATGGACGACCGCGACTACACCAATTACCGCGCGCTGTTCGACGCGATGAGCGCGTATCTGCAGCCGCCCGACCTGCTCATCTACCTGCGCGCGTCGGTCGACACGCTGCTCGCGCAGATCCGCCGACGCGGGCGGTCGTTCGAGCAGGGCATCGAGCGGCGCTACCTCGAGCAGCTCAACACGCTGTACGAATCCTGGATCGCCCACTACCACGGCGGCCCGCTGCTTGTCATCGACACCGACGAGAAGGACTTCGTGCACGACATGCAGCATCAGGAGGAACTTCTCTACGCCATCCGCCATGCGGCGGCGCGGCATGGCCGCTGA
- a CDS encoding thioredoxin family protein, which translates to MRTVVSILSAITLSLLCISAPARAQADEWEEAPQFEAEVNGKPDIGVRAFQPSGSKPWLLLVRDKGRSALFLDLSAKKVTVVAAADVSASGDYTVSTKGMPAGKSAGSYTVKSGASSFTFEGKKYAVRMRETLVGEVGLGVLLAHSPIYAALRDAYTPRKAAVEALSRHTKPVDFVVMLATWCPTCKRVVPRFLKVMQDAKNPRFTMRFVGIAMGGSEPRAELEKYGHDYPAIIVYQDGKEKGRIVGEPVSTMEQSILNLVKK; encoded by the coding sequence ATGCGAACAGTCGTCTCAATTCTATCCGCCATAACGCTGTCACTCTTGTGTATTTCCGCGCCCGCGCGCGCGCAGGCCGACGAGTGGGAGGAGGCCCCGCAGTTCGAAGCCGAGGTGAACGGCAAGCCCGACATCGGCGTACGCGCGTTCCAGCCCTCCGGCTCCAAACCCTGGCTGCTTCTGGTGCGGGACAAAGGACGCAGCGCTCTTTTTCTCGATCTCTCCGCCAAGAAGGTGACCGTCGTGGCCGCGGCCGACGTGAGCGCCAGCGGCGACTACACGGTGAGCACGAAGGGCATGCCCGCGGGCAAATCCGCCGGATCGTACACCGTAAAATCCGGCGCGAGCAGCTTCACGTTTGAAGGGAAGAAGTACGCCGTGCGTATGCGCGAGACGCTTGTCGGCGAAGTGGGGCTGGGTGTGCTGCTGGCGCACAGCCCGATCTACGCCGCCTTGCGCGACGCCTACACCCCGCGCAAGGCCGCCGTCGAGGCGCTGTCGCGGCACACGAAGCCGGTGGACTTTGTGGTGATGCTCGCTACATGGTGCCCGACCTGCAAACGTGTGGTGCCGCGCTTCCTGAAAGTGATGCAGGACGCGAAGAATCCGCGCTTCACGATGCGTTTTGTGGGCATCGCGATGGGCGGCAGCGAGCCGCGCGCCGAGCTTGAAAAATACGGGCACGATTATCCGGCCATCATCGTGTATCAGGACGGCAAGGAGAAGGGCCGCATCGTGGGCGAACCCGTCTCGACGATGGAACAGTCCATACTCAATCTTGTAAAGAAATGA
- a CDS encoding HAD-IA family hydrolase translates to MIRLLLFDLDGTLADTRNDIAAAVNRTLARADLPALHNDIVLPFVGRGVTHLLRDCFSAAGGDALAGEAAVPIFREEYDTGLVRETVLYPDVRDTLEKLSRYDMAVVSNKPVSMSRRLLAELGVAQFFPLILGGDSLPEMKPSALPLQHAMREMGAEPGETVMIGDSVYDLEAARAANTMAIAALYGFQDEAALRALRPDYAVRGFGELASLLS, encoded by the coding sequence ATGATTCGACTCCTCCTCTTCGACCTCGACGGCACACTCGCCGACACACGCAACGACATCGCCGCGGCCGTGAACCGCACACTCGCGCGGGCGGACCTTCCCGCGCTGCACAACGACATCGTGCTGCCGTTTGTCGGACGGGGTGTCACACATCTGCTGCGGGACTGTTTTTCGGCGGCGGGCGGTGACGCGCTGGCGGGTGAGGCCGCGGTGCCCATTTTCCGCGAGGAATACGACACCGGACTCGTCCGCGAGACCGTGTTGTATCCCGACGTCCGCGATACACTCGAGAAATTATCGCGCTACGACATGGCAGTCGTGTCGAACAAACCCGTATCGATGAGCAGGCGCCTGCTCGCGGAACTCGGTGTCGCGCAGTTTTTCCCTCTTATCCTTGGCGGCGATTCGCTCCCGGAAATGAAACCCTCGGCGCTGCCCCTTCAACACGCCATGCGCGAGATGGGCGCGGAGCCCGGAGAGACGGTGATGATCGGCGACTCCGTCTACGACCTTGAAGCGGCGAGAGCCGCGAACACCATGGCGATCGCGGCTCTCTACGGCTTTCAGGACGAAGCGGCGCTGCGCGCGCTGCGTCCGGATTACGCGGTGCGGGGTTTCGGCGAACTCGCCTCGCTTCTCAGTTGA
- a CDS encoding TonB-dependent receptor, with product MAADRSARRAALALCAAMLLCTAPMHAQQGALRGTVTDAEGRPLIGANVALPGTMLGATSNAEGRYFIRRITAGVHSVSATMLGYERATASIVIAAGDTAVLDLRLRETPIVTDEVVVTAGRRAQSFEEIPVSISLFSSRDIEGRGYTSLDQAMRAIPGVNMTESQVNVRGSSGYSRALGTRVLLLIDGAPMLAGDANEIKWDAVPMSMVERIEVVKGAGSALYGSSALGGVINIITKAPDRPVYRARLMSGFYGDPHDAEWKWWGAGPRYYNNLDVEHGSALDGFSYLVAGGVRHNQGYRKHDDFLKWNLNGKAQYRLDPEHTLSLSAHYASDDRANWIYWKNLENALVPPDGTDLGERIHSTKLHASALYRATSSADFAWLARASLFRTAYDASSDTADYVTHPNDKTQSDALVASFEWQGTLNAGRGHTVTGGIDGNVTTVRSTTYGDRGGAGAALYLQDEWRPDPRWTISAGARVDLTSVDTADIDGQANPRLGLAYTPVHGTILRASFGRGFRAPSIAERFASASGGGLRTKPNPSLLSERSTSYEVGVKQELPLPASIDIALFWNEYNNLVEPALDPADGMIVFRNITRARIQGFEIGTQAAFFDGALRGAISYTYMYPRDIGRDGILKYRPRHLFNASGEVRLFEDGFVAADFRHVGRIEEIDRELGVLIANADVRVAAYVTDVRAGWSFTRGGIPLTATLLVNNLFQYNYAEIVGNIAPIRNYALVLALEL from the coding sequence ATGGCCGCTGACAGATCCGCGCGGCGTGCAGCGCTGGCGCTGTGTGCGGCGATGCTGCTCTGCACCGCGCCGATGCACGCGCAGCAAGGCGCCCTGCGCGGTACCGTGACCGACGCGGAGGGGCGGCCGCTCATCGGCGCAAACGTCGCGCTGCCGGGCACGATGCTCGGTGCGACCTCCAACGCCGAGGGCCGCTACTTCATCCGCCGCATCACTGCGGGCGTGCATTCCGTGTCGGCGACGATGCTCGGGTATGAACGCGCGACGGCGAGTATCGTCATCGCGGCCGGCGACACGGCGGTGCTCGACCTGCGCCTTCGCGAGACACCCATCGTCACCGACGAGGTGGTGGTGACGGCCGGACGACGCGCGCAAAGCTTTGAAGAGATTCCGGTCAGTATATCTCTTTTTTCCTCGCGCGATATCGAAGGCCGTGGATACACGTCGTTGGACCAGGCGATGCGCGCGATCCCGGGTGTGAACATGACCGAATCGCAGGTGAATGTGCGCGGCTCGAGCGGGTACAGCCGCGCGCTGGGAACACGCGTGCTGCTGCTGATCGACGGCGCGCCGATGCTGGCCGGCGACGCGAACGAGATCAAGTGGGACGCCGTGCCGATGTCGATGGTGGAGCGCATCGAGGTTGTGAAGGGCGCCGGATCGGCCCTGTACGGTTCGAGCGCGCTGGGCGGGGTCATCAACATCATCACGAAGGCGCCCGACAGGCCCGTGTACCGCGCGCGCCTCATGAGCGGCTTTTACGGTGATCCGCACGACGCGGAATGGAAGTGGTGGGGCGCGGGTCCGCGCTACTACAACAATCTCGACGTCGAGCACGGAAGCGCTCTCGACGGCTTCTCGTATCTGGTCGCGGGAGGCGTGCGCCACAATCAGGGCTATCGCAAGCACGACGATTTTCTGAAGTGGAATCTGAACGGGAAGGCGCAGTACCGTCTCGATCCCGAACACACGCTGAGTCTCTCCGCGCATTACGCATCCGACGACCGCGCGAACTGGATATACTGGAAGAATCTCGAGAACGCGCTGGTGCCGCCCGACGGCACGGATCTCGGCGAACGCATCCATTCCACCAAACTACACGCCTCGGCGTTGTACCGCGCGACGAGCAGCGCCGACTTCGCGTGGCTGGCGCGCGCCTCGCTGTTCCGCACCGCCTACGACGCGTCCAGCGACACGGCCGACTACGTCACACATCCCAACGACAAGACGCAGTCCGACGCCCTTGTCGCCTCGTTCGAGTGGCAGGGCACATTAAACGCGGGGCGCGGGCATACGGTGACCGGCGGGATCGACGGCAACGTCACTACTGTGCGGTCCACCACCTATGGCGACCGCGGCGGCGCGGGTGCTGCCCTGTATCTGCAGGACGAGTGGCGGCCTGATCCGCGGTGGACCATTTCCGCCGGCGCACGTGTCGATCTCACGTCCGTCGACACGGCCGACATCGACGGTCAGGCGAATCCGCGCCTGGGACTCGCGTACACACCGGTACACGGCACAATACTGCGCGCCTCATTCGGCCGCGGCTTCCGCGCGCCCTCCATCGCCGAGCGTTTTGCGAGCGCGAGCGGCGGCGGACTGCGGACCAAGCCCAATCCGTCGTTACTCTCCGAGCGCAGCACGTCGTACGAGGTGGGTGTGAAGCAGGAACTGCCGCTGCCGGCCTCGATCGACATCGCCCTGTTCTGGAACGAGTACAACAACCTTGTCGAACCCGCGCTCGATCCCGCCGACGGCATGATCGTGTTCCGCAACATCACGCGCGCGCGTATACAGGGATTCGAGATCGGCACGCAGGCGGCGTTTTTCGACGGCGCGCTGCGCGGCGCGATTTCGTACACGTACATGTATCCCCGTGATATCGGACGCGACGGCATATTAAAATACCGTCCCAGGCATCTATTCAATGCTTCGGGTGAAGTACGACTTTTCGAGGACGGCTTTGTTGCGGCGGACTTCCGTCACGTCGGCAGAATCGAGGAGATCGACCGCGAACTCGGCGTGCTCATCGCCAATGCCGACGTGCGTGTGGCGGCCTACGTGACGGATGTGCGCGCGGGCTGGTCGTTCACGCGCGGCGGTATTCCCCTCACCGCCACCCTGCTCGTCAACAACCTGTTCCAGTACAACTACGCCGAAATTGTCGGCAACATCGCACCCATCAGGAATTACGCGCTCGTCCTGGCGCTGGAGTTATAA
- a CDS encoding cob(I)yrinic acid a,c-diamide adenosyltransferase, translating into MVKIYTKTGDDGNTSLFGGERVRKDAARIEAYGTVDELNSVAGFAAAACTHADISVMLRDVQNALFVLGADLATPLAEDKVQVPRIGEQQVQALERAIDTMEEKLEPIRFFILPGGSELGARIHLCRAVCRRAERATVELAAHETLNEHDVRYLNRLSDFFFVLARYANLADGAPEIRWEQ; encoded by the coding sequence ATGGTCAAGATCTACACGAAGACGGGCGACGACGGAAACACATCGCTGTTCGGCGGAGAGCGCGTGCGGAAGGACGCCGCGCGCATCGAGGCCTACGGCACGGTGGACGAACTCAACAGCGTCGCGGGATTTGCCGCCGCGGCCTGCACACATGCCGATATCTCCGTCATGCTGCGCGATGTGCAGAACGCGCTCTTTGTGCTCGGCGCCGATCTTGCCACACCGCTCGCGGAAGACAAGGTGCAGGTGCCGCGTATCGGCGAGCAGCAGGTGCAGGCGCTCGAGCGGGCCATCGACACGATGGAGGAGAAACTCGAACCGATTCGTTTCTTCATTCTGCCGGGAGGCAGCGAACTCGGCGCGCGTATTCATCTGTGCCGCGCAGTCTGCCGCCGCGCTGAACGCGCAACGGTCGAGCTGGCCGCACACGAAACACTCAACGAGCACGACGTTCGGTATCTCAACCGGCTGTCGGACTTCTTCTTCGTGCTGGCCCGTTACGCGAACCTCGCCGACGGCGCGCCGGAAATCCGCTGGGAGCAATAA
- a CDS encoding S1 RNA-binding domain-containing protein: MSIDPTTPENRDQELPIPESTDMPAQSDTPAAEAPVSDAPAAETQAEVAAEPEAAPAAVEPVAEVTPAAEETAVVEAAPAADAAPAAEIAPAAEASGETAVETAADVEGLEEGEETDETGAPKKKPKRRPRLSDEEAQVVWDELTAANKEQTVLQVRCLRAIPGGMIVSFKELEGFVPRSQFMLEGRAEQTDMLPFVGQDVPALIVELSDFEKRKYVCSRRKALKLEKFLVVKKGDILEGEVTSITNYGVFVDLGGVDGLVHISRLSKVRVANPADVVKLHEKVKVRVVDVEPHKERIALSMKEFTESPWTAAADKYTTGTVHKGQVRNITDFGVYVQLEPGIVGMVHISDLSWTRRLQHPSEVVRVGQHLDVQVLEVRASDKRISLSVKATQPDPWPRLANIYHVGAEATGTVKRVMDAGAIVALEYEIDCFVPRGKMGAQRRGPRAPKPAETSAIKAGDSVQVKVLEMDIDKKSFICAIVREEGQDSREDHGGESFNMKTSTGERGFSLGDIPALQNLFKNQEAEAAAAAPVVEAAPVVEAAPVVEEAPVAEAAPVVEEAPVAEAAPVVEEAPVAEAAPVVEDAPVAEAAPAEDAAPAVDEPAADEKTDPAV; this comes from the coding sequence ATGAGTATCGACCCGACAACCCCCGAAAACCGCGACCAGGAATTACCGATTCCCGAGTCCACCGACATGCCCGCACAGAGCGACACGCCTGCCGCCGAAGCGCCCGTCTCCGACGCGCCCGCCGCGGAAACCCAGGCCGAAGTTGCTGCTGAACCCGAGGCCGCTCCCGCGGCTGTTGAACCCGTCGCAGAGGTGACCCCCGCTGCGGAGGAAACAGCCGTCGTCGAAGCCGCGCCTGCAGCGGATGCCGCTCCCGCAGCCGAAATCGCCCCCGCCGCAGAGGCATCGGGCGAGACCGCTGTCGAGACTGCCGCTGACGTGGAAGGACTGGAAGAAGGCGAGGAGACGGATGAGACGGGCGCGCCGAAGAAAAAGCCGAAGCGCCGCCCGCGCCTGTCGGACGAGGAAGCGCAGGTTGTGTGGGATGAACTCACGGCCGCCAACAAGGAGCAGACCGTGCTGCAGGTGCGCTGCCTGCGCGCCATCCCCGGCGGCATGATCGTGAGCTTCAAGGAACTCGAGGGATTTGTTCCGCGCTCGCAGTTCATGCTCGAAGGCCGCGCCGAGCAGACCGACATGCTGCCCTTTGTGGGGCAGGATGTGCCGGCGCTCATCGTCGAACTTTCGGACTTCGAAAAGCGCAAATACGTGTGCAGCCGCCGCAAGGCCCTGAAGCTCGAGAAATTCCTCGTCGTCAAGAAGGGCGACATCCTCGAAGGCGAAGTGACCTCGATCACCAATTACGGCGTGTTCGTGGATCTCGGCGGCGTGGACGGCCTCGTGCACATCTCGCGCCTGAGCAAGGTGCGTGTCGCGAATCCGGCCGATGTCGTGAAGCTGCACGAGAAAGTGAAGGTGCGCGTGGTGGATGTGGAACCGCACAAGGAACGCATCGCCCTCAGCATGAAGGAATTCACCGAGTCGCCCTGGACGGCCGCGGCGGACAAGTACACCACCGGTACCGTGCACAAGGGCCAGGTGCGCAACATCACCGACTTCGGCGTGTACGTGCAGCTCGAGCCCGGCATTGTCGGCATGGTGCACATCTCCGACCTGTCGTGGACGCGCCGCCTCCAGCACCCCTCCGAGGTTGTGCGTGTCGGCCAGCATCTCGACGTGCAGGTGCTGGAAGTGCGCGCGAGCGACAAACGCATCTCCCTGAGCGTCAAGGCCACACAGCCCGATCCGTGGCCGCGTCTCGCCAACATCTATCACGTCGGTGCCGAAGCAACGGGCACGGTGAAACGTGTGATGGACGCCGGCGCCATCGTTGCGCTCGAGTACGAAATCGACTGCTTTGTGCCGCGCGGCAAGATGGGCGCGCAGCGCCGCGGTCCCCGCGCCCCCAAGCCCGCCGAAACCAGCGCCATCAAGGCCGGCGACAGCGTGCAGGTAAAAGTGCTCGAGATGGACATCGACAAAAAGTCTTTCATCTGCGCCATCGTGCGCGAGGAAGGGCAGGATTCGCGCGAGGATCACGGCGGTGAGTCGTTCAACATGAAGACCTCCACCGGTGAACGCGGTTTCTCGCTCGGTGATATCCCCGCCCTGCAGAACCTTTTCAAGAATCAGGAAGCCGAAGCCGCCGCCGCCGCACCCGTCGTCGAAGCAGCACCCGTCGTCGAAGCAGCCCCGGTTGTGGAAGAGGCGCCCGTCGCAGAAGCAGCCCCGGTTGTGGAAGAAGCGCCCGTCGCGGAAGCAGCCCCGGTTGTGGAAGAGGCGCCCGTCGCGGAAGCAGCTCCAGTTGTGGAAGACGCGCCCGTCGCGGAAGCAGCCCCGGCAGAAGATGCGGCCCCCGCCGTCGACGAACCCGCTGCGGACGAAAAAACGGACCCCGCTGTCTGA
- a CDS encoding 2,3,4,5-tetrahydropyridine-2,6-dicarboxylate N-succinyltransferase, whose product MDMHSHIARILAIDPGAATDADRALLAPVWEQLRAGRLRAAEKRDGVWSVNTEVKQVILWAFRAGILENTGVSDPVFAFTDKNTIPVQTFDAASGRRIVPGGSSIRDASYIAPGVIVMPPSYINIGAFVDEGTLVDSHALVGSCAQIGKRVHLSAAVQIGGVLEPANAVPVVVEDDVMVGGNSGIYEGTIVRRGVVIGTGVILTGSTPVYDLVREVVYRKTAEHPLEIPENAVVVQGSRPARGRFAETHAIHIYTPVIIKYRDEKTDAATALEEALR is encoded by the coding sequence ATGGACATGCACAGCCACATCGCCCGCATTCTCGCCATCGATCCCGGCGCCGCGACCGACGCGGATCGCGCTCTCCTCGCGCCCGTCTGGGAACAACTCCGCGCGGGAAGACTCCGCGCCGCGGAAAAACGCGACGGCGTCTGGTCGGTGAACACCGAGGTAAAACAGGTGATCCTCTGGGCCTTCAGGGCCGGTATTCTCGAAAATACCGGAGTATCCGATCCGGTATTCGCCTTCACCGATAAAAACACCATTCCGGTGCAGACCTTCGACGCCGCCAGCGGACGGCGCATCGTGCCCGGCGGGAGCAGCATCCGCGATGCGAGCTATATCGCGCCGGGTGTCATTGTCATGCCGCCGTCGTACATCAACATCGGCGCCTTTGTGGACGAGGGCACGCTGGTGGACAGCCACGCGCTGGTCGGCTCCTGCGCGCAGATCGGCAAACGTGTGCACCTCAGCGCCGCCGTGCAGATAGGCGGTGTGCTGGAACCCGCCAACGCCGTGCCTGTCGTGGTGGAAGACGACGTGATGGTGGGCGGCAACAGCGGCATTTACGAGGGCACGATCGTGCGCCGCGGCGTGGTCATCGGCACGGGTGTCATACTCACCGGATCCACCCCCGTGTACGATCTCGTGCGCGAGGTCGTGTATCGCAAGACCGCCGAACATCCGCTCGAGATCCCCGAGAACGCCGTCGTGGTGCAGGGATCGCGTCCCGCGCGCGGACGGTTCGCCGAGACACATGCGATCCATATCTACACACCCGTGATCATCAAATATCGGGACGAAAAAACCGATGCCGCCACCGCCCTCGAGGAAGCGCTGCGGTAG
- a CDS encoding tetratricopeptide repeat protein: MRSTLLLLLLLLSVRAAGQDNAEARKLYLEGNRKLTMGRTAEAIAKYDAALALEKHEFYYYQKGLALRRAGDEQRAAVCFSEALKLNADFAAAHHGLGNSCAALRRYGEAVSAFERALALHPKLAHARKGLASAQTGLAQALLDSSKFDEALATARAAMKNDEGMYQPHLVAARALLRLDRHDEAIEEAAAALRLSPASAPAVAYEVGLARRAKGDLPGARAAFDEAAASPTLRESAAYQKHEIDSLLNK, translated from the coding sequence ATGCGATCGACCCTGTTGTTGCTGCTCCTGTTACTCTCTGTCCGGGCCGCGGGACAGGATAATGCCGAGGCGCGCAAGCTGTATCTCGAGGGCAACCGCAAGCTGACGATGGGCCGTACTGCCGAGGCGATCGCCAAGTACGATGCGGCGCTCGCGCTCGAGAAACACGAGTTTTATTATTACCAGAAGGGTCTGGCTCTGCGACGCGCCGGTGACGAGCAGCGCGCGGCCGTCTGTTTTTCGGAGGCGTTGAAGCTCAACGCGGACTTTGCCGCGGCGCATCACGGCCTCGGCAATTCCTGCGCGGCCTTGCGGCGTTATGGCGAGGCGGTGAGCGCCTTCGAGCGCGCGCTGGCCCTGCACCCCAAACTCGCGCATGCGCGCAAGGGCCTGGCCTCGGCGCAGACGGGACTCGCGCAGGCGCTGCTCGATTCCTCGAAATTCGACGAGGCCCTCGCCACGGCCCGCGCGGCGATGAAAAACGACGAGGGCATGTATCAGCCGCACCTGGTCGCCGCGCGCGCGCTGCTGCGTCTCGATCGGCACGACGAGGCCATCGAGGAGGCCGCCGCCGCGCTGCGCCTCTCGCCCGCATCCGCTCCCGCCGTCGCCTACGAGGTGGGACTCGCCCGCCGCGCGAAGGGCGACCTCCCGGGCGCCCGCGCCGCCTTCGACGAGGCGGCCGCGTCGCCAACCCTCCGCGAGAGCGCCGCGTATCAGAAGCACGAAATCGACTCGCTCCTCAATAAGTAA